One window from the genome of bacterium encodes:
- a CDS encoding endonuclease/exonuclease/phosphatase family protein, with amino-acid sequence MRQALALLQLNIELDKHLDLVKPFLASHPFDVLCIQELLESNVPFLEEICEGPCFFVPTTRRVTDGRPDIEGNGIFSKYPVRNRTVVHYGGCKEVPKSVFDIANAQRKYETQSYALSYCDIEKNDISFRIGTTHFTWSPDGRPDEFQRRDLPVLLSSLQRAGDMVLCGDLNAPRGGEIFAGIAAHFTDNIPQQYTTSIDGTLHRAGPLELMVDCIFSTDAYRVSDVERICGLSDHCAFTALIEKTG; translated from the coding sequence ATGAGACAAGCGTTGGCGCTGCTGCAACTTAACATCGAGCTCGACAAGCATCTCGATCTCGTTAAACCGTTTCTCGCAAGCCACCCGTTCGACGTGCTCTGTATTCAGGAACTTCTCGAATCGAACGTTCCGTTCTTGGAAGAGATCTGCGAGGGACCGTGTTTTTTCGTTCCGACAACGCGCCGAGTAACGGATGGCAGGCCGGATATCGAAGGCAACGGCATTTTCTCGAAATATCCCGTGCGAAACCGGACGGTCGTGCACTACGGAGGATGCAAAGAGGTACCGAAAAGCGTGTTCGATATCGCAAATGCGCAAAGGAAATACGAGACCCAAAGCTACGCGCTTTCCTACTGCGACATCGAGAAGAACGACATTTCGTTTCGCATCGGCACGACCCACTTTACCTGGAGCCCGGACGGGCGACCGGACGAATTCCAGCGCCGGGACCTTCCGGTGCTTCTGAGCTCCCTTCAGCGCGCCGGGGACATGGTGCTCTGCGGCGATCTGAATGCGCCGCGCGGCGGGGAAATATTCGCGGGAATCGCCGCCCATTTCACCGACAACATCCCGCAACAATACACAACGAGCATAGACGGCACCCTGCACCGCGCAGGGCCCCTCGAGCTGATGGTTGACTGTATCTTCAGTACCGACGCATACCGTGTTTCTGACGTGGAAAGGATATGCGGCCTGAGCGACCACTGCGCGTTTACCGCCCTTATAGAAAAAACCGGCTAA
- a CDS encoding DoxX family membrane protein, with amino-acid sequence MDRERAAHLILRLGVAFSFLYPPFAAIGDPFSWIGYFPQFVQALPVDTTLLLHAFGAAEVVIALWLISGWKVRYPAILAALMLLAIVAFNLNQFEVLFRDLSIAAAALAIALWPSTENRVDGN; translated from the coding sequence ATGGATCGCGAGCGGGCAGCACACCTCATACTGCGCCTCGGCGTCGCGTTCTCCTTCCTGTATCCGCCGTTCGCGGCCATAGGCGATCCGTTCTCATGGATCGGCTATTTTCCGCAGTTCGTCCAGGCCCTTCCGGTCGACACGACCCTGCTGCTTCACGCCTTCGGCGCGGCCGAAGTCGTTATCGCCCTCTGGCTTATCTCCGGCTGGAAAGTGCGGTACCCCGCGATTCTCGCGGCGCTCATGCTGCTTGCGATCGTTGCATTCAACCTCAACCAGTTCGAAGTGCTCTTCCGCGATCTCTCCATTGCCGCCGCGGCGCTCGCGATCGCGCTGTGGCCGAGCACAGAGAATAGGGTCGATGGAAACTGA
- a CDS encoding plastocyanin/azurin family copper-binding protein, which produces MTTNQTLGLVIAAIIIIGGAWYLFAPKSTQAPAPAQETVQDTSGEQGQPTTVTTTTSTTTTNVTAPTTPVTVTYTDSGFSPKTVTVGAGTKVTWVNNSSHTMWIGSDEHPSHTDYDNTSRTSHCVNNAPSSSSVFDECTAIGKGGSWSFTFGKTGTWGYHNHTGANDTGSVTVVPAVSATTVQVQVQAQ; this is translated from the coding sequence ATGACCACCAACCAGACCCTAGGACTCGTTATCGCGGCGATTATTATCATCGGCGGCGCATGGTACCTCTTCGCTCCGAAGAGCACACAGGCTCCCGCGCCAGCTCAGGAAACGGTACAGGACACGAGCGGGGAACAAGGACAGCCGACGACCGTCACGACCACCACCTCGACGACCACGACGAACGTCACCGCCCCGACCACGCCGGTCACCGTCACCTATACCGACAGCGGCTTCTCCCCGAAGACCGTGACGGTGGGCGCCGGGACGAAAGTCACCTGGGTCAACAACAGCTCCCACACGATGTGGATCGGCTCCGACGAGCACCCGTCGCATACCGACTATGACAATACGAGCCGCACGAGCCATTGTGTGAACAACGCGCCGTCCTCAAGCTCGGTATTCGACGAATGCACCGCGATCGGCAAGGGAGGAAGCTGGAGCTTCACCTTCGGCAAGACCGGCACCTGGGGATACCACAACCACACGGGCGCGAACGATACCGGCTCGGTCACCGTCGTCCCGGCGGTATCCGCGACCACAGTCCAGGTACAAGTGCAGGCGCAATAG
- the nfi gene encoding deoxyribonuclease V (cleaves DNA at apurinic or apyrimidinic sites) has translation MIAHDWNLSPKDAITLQKKLREEVRLIPLTKEVKLIGGCDVSMNRFAKEGFAGFVVLEYPSLRLVAHSVVKDTIPFPYIPGLLSFREIPMLLKAWEKLDTKPDVILVDGVGIAHPRRLGIATHLGLALNLPTVGCAKSVLTGVYEEPGTEAGSVSYLHDRTDPAEIIGAALRTKRAVKPMFISPGHLITLEESLDLVRNCVRKHRLPEPTRLAHEAVNEYRVEDGGPHQTFRKTA, from the coding sequence ATGATCGCCCACGACTGGAATCTCTCTCCCAAGGACGCGATAACGCTCCAGAAGAAGCTCCGCGAGGAAGTGCGGCTTATACCCTTAACGAAAGAAGTGAAGCTCATCGGCGGCTGCGACGTATCGATGAACCGCTTCGCCAAGGAAGGCTTTGCCGGGTTTGTGGTGCTCGAATACCCGAGCCTAAGGCTGGTCGCGCACAGCGTAGTGAAGGACACGATTCCCTTCCCCTATATTCCGGGCCTTCTTTCCTTCCGTGAGATTCCGATGCTCCTTAAGGCATGGGAGAAACTGGATACGAAGCCCGACGTGATACTCGTTGACGGCGTCGGCATCGCGCACCCAAGAAGGCTCGGCATCGCGACACACCTCGGCCTTGCGCTCAACCTCCCCACGGTCGGCTGCGCCAAAAGCGTCCTCACGGGCGTATATGAGGAGCCCGGCACCGAAGCAGGCTCGGTCTCATACCTTCACGACCGGACTGACCCGGCCGAGATCATCGGCGCGGCGCTTCGCACCAAGCGGGCGGTGAAGCCGATGTTCATCTCCCCCGGCCACCTCATCACGCTCGAGGAATCGCTCGACCTCGTACGGAACTGCGTCCGAAAGCACCGCCTCCCGGAACCGACGCGGCTTGCGCACGAGGCGGTGAACGAATACCGCGTGGAGGACGGAGGGCCTCACCAAACCTTCAGGAAGACAGCGTAG
- a CDS encoding adenine-specific methyltransferase EcoRI family protein yields MATKTANSGLHQAKTAKKDEFYTQLVDIEKELKHYKDQFRGKVIFLNCDDPYESNFFKYFAGNFNALGLKQLIATSYKRSPIANTQLGLFTDGEVVSATKGRPKVTANKFVINEVDDINGDGSFDLRDIAEQLKANKNNEWTPLDGEGDFRSPESVELLKQADIVVTNPPFSLFGEYIDQLVQYQKKFLILGNQNAIKYKNVFKLIKENRMWLGYDNGGTKWFQVPDDYDIQTESRIKIENGVKYFSMGSIVWFTNLDTTKRHIDFTMYKKYKPEAYSKYDNYDAIEVSRVVEIPMDYGGEMGVPITFLDKYNPDQFEIIDLLNRYTLFDSQQTNEDVRRRHSHTCNINGKAVFSRILIKNKQI; encoded by the coding sequence ATGGCAACCAAAACGGCAAATTCAGGTCTTCATCAGGCCAAAACTGCCAAAAAGGACGAGTTTTATACCCAACTCGTTGATATTGAAAAAGAGCTGAAACACTACAAGGACCAATTTCGTGGCAAGGTGATTTTTCTGAATTGTGACGATCCGTACGAAAGCAACTTCTTCAAGTATTTCGCTGGTAATTTCAATGCTCTCGGATTAAAGCAGCTTATTGCCACGAGCTACAAGCGATCGCCTATTGCCAACACCCAATTAGGACTCTTTACCGATGGTGAGGTAGTGTCCGCAACTAAAGGCCGCCCAAAAGTGACTGCCAACAAATTCGTTATTAACGAAGTTGATGACATAAATGGTGACGGTTCTTTTGACTTGCGTGATATTGCGGAGCAGCTTAAAGCTAATAAAAATAACGAATGGACTCCATTAGACGGCGAAGGAGATTTTCGGAGTCCGGAGAGCGTAGAACTGCTCAAGCAAGCTGATATTGTGGTGACAAACCCGCCCTTCTCGCTTTTCGGCGAGTATATTGATCAACTTGTTCAATACCAGAAAAAGTTTCTGATATTAGGAAATCAGAACGCTATTAAATATAAAAATGTCTTCAAGCTTATAAAGGAGAATAGGATGTGGCTAGGCTATGACAATGGAGGAACGAAATGGTTCCAGGTGCCGGATGACTATGATATACAAACCGAATCAAGAATCAAAATAGAAAACGGTGTGAAATATTTTAGTATGGGCAGCATTGTGTGGTTTACAAATCTTGACACAACGAAGCGTCACATAGATTTCACAATGTACAAAAAATACAAACCCGAAGCATATTCAAAGTACGATAATTACGACGCGATCGAGGTTTCTAGGGTGGTAGAAATACCAATGGACTATGGCGGCGAAATGGGAGTTCCGATTACCTTTTTAGATAAATATAATCCTGACCAATTTGAGATTATTGATCTGCTAAACCGATACACCTTGTTTGACTCTCAGCAAACGAACGAAGATGTCAGACGAAGGCACTCCCACACTTGTAATATCAATGGCAAGGCCGTATTTTCTCGAATTTTAATAAAGAACAAGCAAATTTGA